A genomic region of Phragmites australis chromosome 2, lpPhrAust1.1, whole genome shotgun sequence contains the following coding sequences:
- the LOC133909576 gene encoding hexokinase-3 isoform X2 — MAMCPETFSVRCESFLGGGRTFWCARIYDDDGVPQCRTVSVFYWTGILSFAGSRNEEGIYYAIDLGGTNFRVLRVEVGAGSVVIGRKVEHQPIPEELTKGTIEDVFNFVALALKNFVEREDGKDETRALGFTFSFPVRQTSVSSGSLIRWTKGFSIEDAVGKDVSQCLNEALARTGLNVRVTALVNDTVGTLALGHYYDEDAVAAVIIGAGTNACYIERTESIIKCQGLLTNSGGMVVNMEWGNFWSSHLPRTPYDISLDDETQNRNDQGFEKMISGIYLGEIARLVLHRMALESDVFGDAADSLSAPFTLSTPLLAAIREDDSPDLSEVRRILQEHLKIPDAPLKTRRLVVKVCDIVTRRAARLAAAGIVGILKKLGRDGSGVASSGRTRGQPRRTVVAIEGGLYQGYPVFREYLDEALVEILGEEVARTVTLRVTEDGPGIGAALLAAVHSSNRQQGSI, encoded by the exons ATGGCAATGTGTCCTGAGACGTTCTCTGTCAGGTGTGAATCATTTCTTGGGGGAGGCCGCACTTTTTGGTGTGCTAGAATatatgatgatgatggcgtGCCGCAATGCAGAACTGTTTCTGTGTTCTACTGGACGGGGATCCTCAGCTTTGCTGGTTCAAG AAATGAAGAAGGCATCTATTATGCCATTGATCTTGGAGGAACAAACTTTAGAGTGCTGAGAGTAGAAGTTGGTGCTGGGTCCGTGGTCATCGGTCGGAAGGTTGAACATCAACCCATCCCTGAGGAATTGACGAAGGGTACAATCGAG GATGTATTCAACTTTGTTGCCTTGGCACTAAAGAATTTTGTGGAAAGAGAAGATGGAAAAGATGAAACAAGGGCACTTGGTTTTACATTTTCTTTCCCTGTTAGACAAACTTCAGTGTCTTCAGGGTCATTAATTAGGTGGACTAAAGGGTTTTCTATTGAAGATGCG GTTGGTAAAGACGTTTCTCAATGTTTAAATGAAGCATTAGCTAGGACTGGACTAAATGTGCGAGTCACTGCACTG GTGAATGACACTGTGGGGACATTAGCTCTAGGGCATTATTATGACGAGGATGCAGTGGCTGCTGTGATCATTGGGGCTGGCACCAATGCTTGCTATATTGAACGGACTGAATCAATTATTAAATGCCAGGGTCTTCTTACAAACTCCGGGGGCATG GTAGTAAACATGGAATGGGGCAATTTCTGGTCATCACATTTGCCAAGAACTCCTTATGACATCTCCCTGGATGATGAGACACAAAATCGCAATGATCAG GGCTTTGAAAAAATGATCTCTGGGATTTATCTTGGAGAAATTGCAAGACTGGTGCTCCATCGAATGGCTCTGGAATCAGATGTTTTTGGTGACGCAGCTGATAGTCTATCTGCCCCCTTTACATTGAG CACGCCACTTCTGGCTGCAATTCGCGAGGACGATTCACCGGATCTGAGCGAAGTCAGAAGAATACTGCAAGAACATCTGAAG ATACCCGACGCTCCTCTGAAAACTCGTAGGCTCGTTGTCAAAGTTTGCGACATCGTCACCCGGAGAGCTGCCCGTCTGGCCGCCGCTGGGATCGTTGGGATCCTGAAAAAGCTCGGCCGGGACGGGAGCGGCGTGGCTTCAAGTGGAAGAACGCGAGGCCAGCCGAGGCGGACGGTGGTCGCGATCGAGGGCGGTCTATACCAAGGCTACCCAGTGTTCAGGGAGTACCTAGATGAAGCCCTGGTGGAGATCttgggggaggaggtggcgcggACGGTGACGCTGAGGGTGACGGAGGATGGGCCGGGGATCGGAGCtgccctcctcgccgccgtaCATTCGTCGAATAGGCAACAAGGTTCCATATAG
- the LOC133909576 gene encoding hexokinase-3 isoform X1 produces MDETKRVKAKEIPASIKYEAQPRSRLLPLPLLSPFPSLRFSLLSPLAPPCAPLCSIPFAIPSRAPPAGRRVLGERAWGGFVVPGRQERAPWDGVIGPRALEGWAGMGRVGLGVAVGCAAVTCAIAAALVARRASARARWRRAVALLREFEEGCATPPARLRQVVDAMVVEMHAGLASDGGSKLKMLLTFVDALPTGNEEGIYYAIDLGGTNFRVLRVEVGAGSVVIGRKVEHQPIPEELTKGTIEDVFNFVALALKNFVEREDGKDETRALGFTFSFPVRQTSVSSGSLIRWTKGFSIEDAVGKDVSQCLNEALARTGLNVRVTALVNDTVGTLALGHYYDEDAVAAVIIGAGTNACYIERTESIIKCQGLLTNSGGMVVNMEWGNFWSSHLPRTPYDISLDDETQNRNDQGFEKMISGIYLGEIARLVLHRMALESDVFGDAADSLSAPFTLSTPLLAAIREDDSPDLSEVRRILQEHLKIPDAPLKTRRLVVKVCDIVTRRAARLAAAGIVGILKKLGRDGSGVASSGRTRGQPRRTVVAIEGGLYQGYPVFREYLDEALVEILGEEVARTVTLRVTEDGPGIGAALLAAVHSSNRQQGSI; encoded by the exons ATGGACGAAACAAAGAGGGTGAAAGCAAAAGAAATCCCCGCATCAATAAAATACGAAGCCCAGCCACGCTctcgcctcctccccctcccccttctctcccccttcccttcccttcgcttctctctcctttccccacTAGCGCCGCCTTGCGCGCCGCTCTGTTCCATCCCATTCGCCATTCCGTCGCGCGCACCGCCGGCTGGGCGCCGCGTCCTGGGCGAGCGGGCGTGGGGTGGATTTGTGGTTCCAGGACGGCAGGAGAGAGCGCCCTGGGATGGCGTGATCGGCCCGCGCGCGTTGGAGGGGTGGGCGGGGATGGGGAGGGTGGGGCTCGGGGTGGCGGTGGGGTGCGCGGCGGTGACGTGCGCGATCGCCGCGGCGCTGGTGGCGCGCAGGGCTTCGGCGCGCGCGCGGTGGCGGCGGGCGGTGGCGCTCCTGCGCGAGTTCGAGGAGGGCTGCGCCACGCCGCCAGCGCGCCTGCGGCAGGTCGTCGACGCCATGGTCGTCGAGATGCACGCAGGGCTCGCGTCCGACGGCGGGAGCAAGCTCAAGATGCTGCTCACCTTCGTCGACGCGCTCCCCACCGG AAATGAAGAAGGCATCTATTATGCCATTGATCTTGGAGGAACAAACTTTAGAGTGCTGAGAGTAGAAGTTGGTGCTGGGTCCGTGGTCATCGGTCGGAAGGTTGAACATCAACCCATCCCTGAGGAATTGACGAAGGGTACAATCGAG GATGTATTCAACTTTGTTGCCTTGGCACTAAAGAATTTTGTGGAAAGAGAAGATGGAAAAGATGAAACAAGGGCACTTGGTTTTACATTTTCTTTCCCTGTTAGACAAACTTCAGTGTCTTCAGGGTCATTAATTAGGTGGACTAAAGGGTTTTCTATTGAAGATGCG GTTGGTAAAGACGTTTCTCAATGTTTAAATGAAGCATTAGCTAGGACTGGACTAAATGTGCGAGTCACTGCACTG GTGAATGACACTGTGGGGACATTAGCTCTAGGGCATTATTATGACGAGGATGCAGTGGCTGCTGTGATCATTGGGGCTGGCACCAATGCTTGCTATATTGAACGGACTGAATCAATTATTAAATGCCAGGGTCTTCTTACAAACTCCGGGGGCATG GTAGTAAACATGGAATGGGGCAATTTCTGGTCATCACATTTGCCAAGAACTCCTTATGACATCTCCCTGGATGATGAGACACAAAATCGCAATGATCAG GGCTTTGAAAAAATGATCTCTGGGATTTATCTTGGAGAAATTGCAAGACTGGTGCTCCATCGAATGGCTCTGGAATCAGATGTTTTTGGTGACGCAGCTGATAGTCTATCTGCCCCCTTTACATTGAG CACGCCACTTCTGGCTGCAATTCGCGAGGACGATTCACCGGATCTGAGCGAAGTCAGAAGAATACTGCAAGAACATCTGAAG ATACCCGACGCTCCTCTGAAAACTCGTAGGCTCGTTGTCAAAGTTTGCGACATCGTCACCCGGAGAGCTGCCCGTCTGGCCGCCGCTGGGATCGTTGGGATCCTGAAAAAGCTCGGCCGGGACGGGAGCGGCGTGGCTTCAAGTGGAAGAACGCGAGGCCAGCCGAGGCGGACGGTGGTCGCGATCGAGGGCGGTCTATACCAAGGCTACCCAGTGTTCAGGGAGTACCTAGATGAAGCCCTGGTGGAGATCttgggggaggaggtggcgcggACGGTGACGCTGAGGGTGACGGAGGATGGGCCGGGGATCGGAGCtgccctcctcgccgccgtaCATTCGTCGAATAGGCAACAAGGTTCCATATAG